A stretch of Candidatus Sphingomonas phytovorans DNA encodes these proteins:
- a CDS encoding ABC transporter permease — translation MNAPFPQLIVAPPRHFVPAQGTRSQQPGLRRLGLGAPLAWGWILGPGLLLLYWSVLSATGWLDPRVLPAPWTAVETAIDLLRDGRLQDNLAVSAWRAGQGLVFGTTIGVVLALLSGLTLLGGYVIDGLVQLKRGIPVLALIPFMVLWFGVGEGMKVTVIAVTVFAPVYIQTHTALRAIDLKQVELAETLELSRWGFIRHVVLPGALPGLLTGLRFGVTASWLALVVVEQLNATSGIGYMITLARNYAQTDIMLVGLVVYALLGLTSDAAVRLIQQRALRWRRTLAS, via the coding sequence ATGAACGCTCCCTTCCCCCAATTGATCGTCGCACCGCCCAGGCATTTCGTCCCGGCGCAGGGTACGCGAAGCCAGCAGCCGGGCCTGCGCCGGCTTGGCCTTGGCGCGCCGCTCGCCTGGGGCTGGATCCTGGGGCCGGGGCTGCTGCTGCTCTACTGGTCGGTGCTGTCGGCCACCGGCTGGCTCGACCCGCGCGTGCTGCCGGCGCCCTGGACCGCAGTCGAGACGGCAATCGACCTGCTCCGCGACGGGCGACTGCAGGATAACCTCGCCGTGTCGGCCTGGCGTGCAGGACAGGGTCTCGTCTTCGGCACGACCATCGGGGTCGTGCTCGCCTTGCTGTCCGGGCTGACCCTGCTCGGCGGCTATGTGATCGACGGGCTGGTGCAGTTGAAGCGCGGGATTCCGGTGCTGGCGCTGATCCCGTTCATGGTGCTGTGGTTCGGTGTCGGCGAAGGCATGAAGGTGACGGTGATCGCCGTCACGGTATTCGCCCCCGTCTATATCCAGACTCATACGGCGCTTCGCGCGATCGACCTGAAGCAGGTCGAACTGGCGGAAACGCTGGAACTGAGCCGCTGGGGCTTCATCCGCCATGTCGTGCTGCCCGGCGCGTTGCCCGGCCTGCTCACCGGCCTCCGTTTCGGCGTGACTGCGTCGTGGCTGGCGCTGGTCGTGGTCGAGCAGCTCAATGCGACGAGTGGAATCGGGTACATGATCACCCTCGCGCGCAACTATGCGCAGACCGACATCATGCTGGTCGGGCTTGTCGTCTACGCCCTGCTCGGCCTGACATCGGATGCGGCGGTACGGCTGATCCAGCAACGCGCGCTCCGCTGGCGCCGGACGCTCGCGTCGTGA
- a CDS encoding ABC transporter substrate-binding protein, which translates to MPAAAGSKPWGAVALAAFVAVTIGLLVLFAPNRQAKAAGGLALSAALPDSVPDGTVLTVGDPVTEWVVRHNGWDKDLKFRIKWVQITGGPDVTEAFHAKALDVGLGANVPPIHATWVGLPVKIVATAYRHDPLDHPAFVLGIAPKANIRTIADLRGKRIAISPSQVQGQIVLQTLKAAGIAKSEVTLVELPSSIGGDVYTSALASNAVDMAPIGGGIVAERYLRKYGDDGATVLKHPGFRDDPIFAYVPVEVLQNPAKAAALKQFTALWGRAWAWRLAHPEELARGYYVGEQGLKLEDARLIVTAAGKPDIPADWTDAIRYQQASIDILAPELGNPRFEASTLFDPRFEALAAGGFSLASSK; encoded by the coding sequence ATGCCGGCCGCGGCCGGATCGAAGCCATGGGGTGCTGTCGCCCTGGCCGCGTTCGTCGCGGTCACCATCGGCCTGCTGGTGCTGTTCGCCCCCAACCGCCAGGCGAAGGCGGCCGGCGGACTGGCACTGTCAGCCGCCCTGCCCGACAGCGTTCCGGACGGCACCGTGCTGACGGTCGGCGATCCGGTGACCGAATGGGTGGTCAGGCATAATGGCTGGGACAAGGACCTGAAGTTCAGGATCAAATGGGTCCAGATCACCGGCGGGCCCGACGTGACCGAGGCGTTCCATGCCAAGGCGCTCGATGTCGGGCTCGGTGCCAACGTACCGCCGATCCATGCGACCTGGGTCGGCCTGCCGGTGAAGATCGTCGCCACCGCCTATCGACACGATCCGCTTGACCACCCCGCCTTCGTGCTGGGCATCGCGCCCAAGGCGAATATCCGGACGATCGCCGACCTGCGCGGCAAAAGGATCGCGATCAGCCCGAGCCAGGTACAGGGGCAGATCGTCCTCCAGACGTTGAAGGCAGCGGGAATCGCGAAGAGCGAGGTGACACTGGTCGAACTGCCGTCGAGCATCGGCGGCGACGTCTATACCAGCGCGCTAGCCAGCAACGCCGTCGATATGGCGCCGATCGGCGGAGGCATCGTCGCCGAGCGCTACCTGCGCAAATATGGCGACGACGGCGCGACTGTCCTGAAGCATCCCGGTTTCCGCGACGACCCGATCTTTGCCTATGTGCCGGTGGAGGTCCTGCAAAACCCCGCCAAGGCGGCCGCGCTCAAGCAGTTCACCGCCTTGTGGGGCCGGGCATGGGCGTGGCGGCTCGCGCATCCCGAGGAGCTGGCGCGCGGCTATTATGTCGGCGAGCAGGGCCTGAAGCTGGAAGATGCCCGGCTGATCGTCACCGCGGCGGGCAAGCCCGACATCCCGGCGGATTGGACCGACGCGATCCGCTACCAGCAGGCATCGATCGACATCCTCGCACCCGAGCTGGGCAATCCCCGCTTCGAGGCAAGCACCCTGTTCGACCCCCGTTTCGAAGCGCTTGCCGCGGGCGGGTTTTCCCTCGCCAGCTCCAAATGA
- a CDS encoding TauD/TfdA family dioxygenase, whose product MNAVTALRPDTNRDRFTYDHITVEPVTPTIGAEISGIDLREPITPELAADIQRALHDWRVVFFRDQDISNDQLKAFGRAFGPLTPAHPIAEGLEDHPEIWERSVAEYRTRRERNTALPPGREPPRDYKGWHIDITFVANPNRYSILHGVEIPPYGGDTLFTNLIAAYEGLSAPIRSLIDGLQAVHRTTDYDGGTREPRRDGRTKGPFVALHPLVRIHPETGEKLLFLNPGTISHIVGLKEPESKALLDLLFYEATRPEYQVRFHWRPKSLVVWDNQAVAHAGPIDYAQFDLARAVRRITVAGELTRGPDGFVSQQLEGELFNVLG is encoded by the coding sequence ATGAACGCCGTCACCGCGCTTCGCCCCGATACCAATCGCGACCGCTTCACCTATGACCATATCACCGTCGAGCCGGTGACGCCCACGATCGGCGCCGAAATCTCCGGCATCGACCTGCGCGAGCCGATCACGCCCGAACTCGCCGCCGACATCCAGCGCGCGCTTCACGACTGGCGCGTGGTGTTCTTCCGCGACCAGGACATCAGCAACGACCAGCTCAAGGCGTTCGGCCGGGCTTTCGGGCCGCTGACGCCCGCCCATCCGATCGCCGAAGGGCTTGAGGATCATCCCGAGATCTGGGAGCGCTCGGTCGCCGAATACCGCACCCGGCGCGAGCGCAATACCGCCCTGCCGCCCGGCCGCGAGCCGCCGCGCGATTACAAGGGCTGGCATATCGACATCACCTTCGTCGCCAACCCGAACCGCTATTCGATCCTGCATGGCGTCGAGATCCCGCCCTATGGCGGCGACACGCTCTTCACCAATCTGATCGCCGCCTATGAGGGTCTGTCGGCGCCGATCCGCAGCCTGATCGACGGGTTGCAGGCAGTGCACCGCACCACCGATTATGACGGCGGCACCCGCGAGCCGCGGCGCGACGGACGCACCAAGGGGCCGTTCGTCGCGCTCCACCCGCTGGTCCGCATTCATCCCGAGACCGGTGAGAAGCTGCTGTTCCTCAATCCCGGCACGATCAGCCATATCGTCGGATTGAAGGAGCCGGAGAGCAAGGCCCTGCTCGACCTGCTATTCTACGAGGCGACCCGGCCCGAATATCAGGTCCGCTTCCACTGGCGGCCCAAATCGCTGGTCGTGTGGGACAACCAGGCGGTCGCCCATGCCGGACCGATCGATTACGCCCAGTTCGACCTGGCCCGCGCCGTCCGCCGCATCACCGTCGCCGGCGAGCTTACCCGTGGCCCCGACGGCTTCGTGTCGCAACAGCTCGAAGGCGAGCTGTTCAACGTGCTCGGCTGA
- a CDS encoding aldo/keto reductase, whose product MPSIGKLEVSRQGFGAMGLSHTYGQADDVRSVATLHRAIGLGVTFFDTATGYGAGHNEELLGKAVADRGDGLIIASKFVHRPNGGGAAVAPIKARDAVEASLTRLGLDHIDLYYLHRVDPDIPIEDSVGELGRLVDEGKIGGVGVSEASADAVRRAHATYPLTALQSEYSLWTRDVEVEILPAVRELGIGFVAYSPLGRGFLAGAEVSDPDDRRRQHPRFQPDAVAANSLRRATIEQVAKRVGASVAQVSLAWVLSKGVVPIPGTRHIEHLESNWAANHLELDADSLDALEAAFPRGATAGARYPAEALKLVPPEPVAA is encoded by the coding sequence ATGCCGAGTATCGGAAAGCTTGAAGTCAGCCGTCAGGGCTTTGGTGCGATGGGGCTGTCGCATACCTATGGCCAGGCGGACGATGTGAGGTCGGTCGCCACCCTGCACCGCGCCATCGGCCTCGGCGTAACCTTCTTCGACACCGCCACGGGCTATGGCGCGGGGCATAATGAGGAGCTGCTGGGCAAGGCAGTGGCGGATCGGGGCGATGGCCTGATCATCGCCAGCAAGTTCGTCCATCGTCCCAATGGCGGCGGTGCGGCGGTGGCGCCGATCAAGGCCCGCGACGCCGTCGAGGCGAGCCTGACCCGGCTCGGCCTCGACCATATCGATCTCTATTATCTCCACCGGGTCGATCCCGACATTCCGATCGAGGATTCGGTCGGCGAGTTGGGCCGGCTGGTGGACGAAGGCAAGATCGGCGGCGTCGGCGTGTCCGAAGCATCGGCCGACGCAGTCCGCCGGGCGCATGCGACCTATCCCCTCACCGCGCTGCAGAGCGAATATTCGCTGTGGACCCGTGACGTCGAGGTCGAGATCCTGCCGGCCGTCCGTGAGCTCGGCATCGGCTTCGTCGCCTACAGCCCGCTCGGGCGCGGCTTCCTGGCGGGTGCCGAGGTGAGCGATCCCGACGACCGCCGCCGCCAGCATCCGCGCTTCCAGCCGGACGCAGTCGCGGCGAACAGCCTGCGCCGCGCGACGATCGAACAGGTGGCGAAGCGGGTCGGCGCGAGCGTGGCGCAGGTGAGCCTCGCCTGGGTGCTGTCCAAGGGCGTGGTGCCGATCCCCGGGACCCGCCACATCGAGCATCTCGAGTCCAACTGGGCGGCCAACCACCTCGAGCTCGATGCCGACTCGCTCGACGCACTCGAGGCGGCCTTCCCCCGCGGCGCGACCGCTGGCGCCCGCTATCCGGCGGAAGCGCTCAAGCTCGTCCCGCCCGAGCCAGTCGCCGCCTGA
- a CDS encoding TonB-dependent receptor: MNRFHRATLLSTIAAGAGLGQPALAHDPAPDGAVARNVAAVAEDAAVAADEGGDVVVTARRTSERAQDVPIALSVVSGATLERKGGYTLSDVQFQTPSLTAYNSNPRNSSIGIRGIGVSSASDGLDTSVGVYIDGVYLGRPGMALADLIDIDRVEVLRGPQGTLFGRNNSAGVLNITTRGPEFEFKGTAEISGGTYNYNQERVSVTGPLIDGLLAFRVTGFNTHRDGVLDNIKTGVAANSVGRSGARVQLLATPASNLTLRLIGDYSIEDDTCCVSATKLVLPASLSATTGRTLQTLAALGYVPRPSLDYTQNNSIQNMKTDQKGVSLQADWDLGPVTLTSISAWRYWHFNPLQDSDGTPLDVIQVNVAQTKDDQLSQEIRLASRPGRFNWQVGAYLFHQVLRDHFILNQFGYDASNFYTTYARLANPAAAAINIAPGSQYLDDVRTTVDSVAAFGQANYSITDRLTLTAGIRYTHDKRWGRSDTSLVGTPNPATSIPFHYNVSVTGDNVSYLASIAYKVTPDILAYGSYSTGYKGSGLNLNSAVSAGTPLVLEPEKVRNWELGLKSQLFDRRLTLNISAFSTDLSGLQANIVPTNGNRSYLANVGDVRSRGIEVDASLKLTNNLTIDGNGSYNDAKYKSYANAPCPVGVTGVCDLTGKPLFQAPKWVANASIDYHIQLAGGVRPYAIAQYSYRSSTFGTADAGPYSRIDPYSLVNLRLGASFREGRYDLSAWLNNAFDKKYFQNLSTTAIVGTSPFAYAGQLGTPRTAGATFRVNF, from the coding sequence ATGAACAGATTCCATCGCGCAACGCTGCTGTCGACGATCGCCGCGGGCGCTGGTCTTGGCCAGCCGGCCCTGGCCCATGATCCCGCACCCGATGGCGCGGTCGCCAGGAACGTCGCGGCGGTGGCGGAGGACGCCGCCGTGGCCGCGGACGAGGGCGGGGATGTCGTGGTGACCGCGCGCCGTACCTCGGAACGGGCCCAGGATGTGCCGATTGCCCTGTCGGTGGTGTCCGGCGCGACGCTCGAACGCAAGGGCGGCTACACGCTCAGCGACGTGCAGTTCCAGACGCCGAGCCTCACCGCCTATAATTCGAATCCGCGCAATTCATCGATCGGCATTCGCGGTATAGGCGTTTCCTCCGCCTCGGACGGGCTCGATACGTCGGTGGGTGTCTATATCGACGGGGTCTATCTCGGCCGCCCCGGCATGGCGCTGGCCGATCTGATCGACATCGACCGGGTCGAGGTGCTGCGCGGCCCGCAAGGCACGCTGTTCGGGCGCAACAATTCGGCCGGCGTGCTCAACATCACGACCCGCGGCCCGGAGTTCGAGTTCAAGGGCACGGCCGAGATTTCGGGCGGTACCTATAATTATAATCAGGAACGCGTGAGTGTCACCGGGCCGCTGATCGACGGGCTCCTGGCCTTTCGCGTCACCGGCTTCAACACGCACCGCGACGGCGTGCTCGACAATATCAAGACTGGCGTCGCCGCCAACAGCGTCGGGCGCAGCGGTGCGCGCGTCCAGCTTCTCGCGACGCCCGCCAGCAATCTCACGTTGCGGTTGATCGGCGACTATTCGATCGAGGACGACACCTGCTGCGTCAGCGCCACGAAGCTGGTGCTGCCGGCCAGCCTGAGCGCGACGACCGGTCGCACGCTCCAGACCCTGGCGGCGCTCGGCTATGTGCCCAGGCCGAGCCTCGATTACACCCAGAACAATTCGATCCAGAATATGAAGACCGACCAGAAAGGCGTGTCGCTGCAAGCCGACTGGGATCTGGGGCCGGTCACCCTGACCTCGATCAGCGCCTGGCGCTACTGGCACTTCAACCCGTTGCAGGACAGTGACGGCACGCCGCTCGACGTCATCCAGGTCAATGTCGCCCAGACGAAGGACGACCAGCTTTCGCAGGAGATCAGGCTGGCGTCACGGCCGGGGCGGTTCAACTGGCAGGTCGGCGCCTATCTGTTCCATCAGGTGCTGCGCGATCATTTCATCCTCAACCAGTTCGGCTATGACGCCAGCAACTTCTACACCACCTATGCCCGCCTCGCGAACCCGGCCGCGGCCGCGATCAATATCGCCCCGGGTTCGCAATATCTCGACGATGTCCGGACCACCGTCGACAGTGTCGCGGCTTTCGGACAGGCGAATTATTCGATCACCGATCGGCTGACGCTCACCGCCGGCATTCGTTATACCCACGACAAGCGCTGGGGCCGGTCCGACACCTCGCTTGTGGGGACGCCGAACCCGGCTACCTCCATCCCGTTCCATTACAACGTGTCGGTGACGGGCGATAACGTCTCCTATCTCGCCAGCATCGCGTACAAGGTCACGCCCGACATACTGGCCTATGGATCCTATTCGACCGGCTACAAGGGGTCGGGCCTCAACCTCAATTCGGCGGTTTCGGCGGGGACGCCGCTGGTGCTTGAGCCGGAAAAGGTCCGGAACTGGGAACTGGGCCTCAAGAGCCAGCTCTTCGACCGGCGCCTGACCCTCAACATCAGCGCCTTCTCTACCGATCTTTCCGGTCTTCAGGCCAATATCGTTCCCACCAACGGCAACCGTTCCTATCTCGCGAATGTCGGCGATGTGCGGTCGCGTGGCATCGAGGTGGATGCATCGCTGAAGCTGACGAACAACCTGACGATCGACGGCAACGGTTCCTACAACGACGCGAAGTACAAGAGCTATGCCAACGCGCCATGCCCTGTCGGCGTGACCGGGGTCTGCGACCTCACCGGAAAGCCGTTGTTCCAGGCGCCGAAATGGGTCGCCAATGCATCGATCGACTATCACATCCAGCTTGCCGGTGGCGTGCGACCTTATGCGATCGCGCAGTACAGCTATCGGTCGAGCACCTTCGGCACGGCCGATGCCGGCCCGTACAGCCGGATCGATCCCTACAGCCTGGTCAATCTCCGCCTCGGCGCGTCGTTCCGCGAGGGGCGCTACGACCTCTCCGCATGGCTCAACAACGCCTTCGACAAGAAGTATTTCCAGAACCTGTCGACCACCGCGATCGTCGGCACCTCGCCTTTTGCCTATGCCGGCCAGCTCGGCACGCCGCGTACCGCGGGGGCGACTTTCCGCGTGAATTTCTGA
- a CDS encoding TonB-dependent receptor, with product MRRIGILFLLASASNPALAAAQKAPRAAPAPTSGAAPAGQADDQGDTDEPDIIVRGQRNLPGAVIGDIQPEEQLGPADIRSYGVSSVSDLLAELTPQTTSGRGSGGAPVVLLNGKRISSFSEIRDLPTEAIARVDILPEEVALKYGYPADQKVVNIVLRRRFRATTVELANKMPTAGGNNDTDGKLDLLNLHGNGRFTLHMEYEGQTGLTESQRDITQQPSPFAIGGNVVGPKGGEIDPALSALAGSTVTIAGVPGSAAGGMPTLGAFGATANNPNTTNQAAYRSLLPTSRDFSANSVYARTIFGNVSATLNGRVEYTDGVRLNGLPTASFDLPAGNPFSPFANDVVVDRVLDGYLPIAQRSSTLTTHLGTTFNGNIGPKWRWSLTGNYDHSDTRTFTDTGLDISDFQARINAGDPTANPFGPLERFGASPANRAYAISNDAGLDALFNGPLFKLPAGDISTSIRVGGDMSSFDSRSYRLSGDQIGSVSRDTVSGQLNLDVPIASKANNFLPFLGKLSANFNIAENHLSDFGTLQTLGYGANWTPIDAIRFIVSHTDQEQAPSAQQLGNPVITTPNVRVFDYIQGTTANITSLTGGNTGLIASNNHVTKLGLTLKPWSEKDISFTANYVTSRTENPIAAFPTATAAIEAAFPSRFTRDASGMLTRIDMRPINFAESSRSQLRWGINFSKPLKSKIQKELEAFRAGTGPNPFAGMQPPGGFRRRGGGDTTPDGSARNGGTPAGQGDGGENRGQAGGGAGDGGPRQGGGFGGRGGGFGGRGGGQGGGRLNFALYHTWHFKEEVLVQNGGPRLDLLNGDAIGSSGGQSRHEFEAQAGYTNNGLGFRFSGNYRTGTEVNGGTPGAPQSLNFSGLGTLDLRLFADFGQRLDLVKKHPWLRGTRLTIGVTNIFDGKQRVTDANGVTPVSYQPDYLDPLGRSVRISLRKLFF from the coding sequence ATGCGGCGTATCGGCATCCTGTTCCTGCTGGCATCGGCCAGCAACCCCGCACTCGCCGCAGCCCAGAAAGCACCGCGAGCAGCGCCGGCCCCAACGTCGGGCGCCGCGCCGGCCGGGCAGGCCGACGACCAGGGCGACACGGACGAGCCGGACATCATCGTGCGGGGACAGCGCAACCTGCCCGGCGCGGTGATCGGCGACATCCAACCCGAGGAGCAGCTCGGTCCGGCGGACATCCGATCCTACGGAGTCAGTTCGGTTTCCGACCTGCTGGCCGAACTGACGCCGCAGACGACCAGCGGTCGTGGCAGCGGCGGGGCGCCGGTGGTGCTGCTCAACGGCAAGCGCATTTCCAGCTTCTCGGAGATTCGCGACCTGCCGACCGAAGCGATCGCGCGCGTCGACATCCTGCCCGAGGAGGTCGCGCTGAAATATGGCTATCCCGCCGACCAGAAGGTGGTGAATATCGTCCTGCGCCGCCGCTTCCGCGCGACCACCGTCGAACTGGCCAACAAGATGCCGACCGCCGGGGGGAACAACGATACTGACGGCAAGCTCGATCTGCTCAACCTCCACGGCAATGGCCGCTTCACCCTGCATATGGAATATGAAGGGCAAACCGGGCTGACCGAAAGCCAGCGCGATATCACGCAGCAGCCAAGCCCGTTCGCGATCGGCGGCAATGTCGTCGGGCCCAAGGGTGGAGAGATCGATCCCGCGTTGAGCGCCCTCGCCGGGAGCACGGTGACGATCGCGGGCGTGCCGGGCAGCGCCGCAGGCGGCATGCCGACGCTTGGCGCCTTTGGCGCGACCGCGAATAACCCCAACACGACCAATCAGGCCGCGTATCGCAGCCTGCTGCCGACAAGCCGCGATTTCTCCGCGAACAGCGTCTATGCACGAACGATCTTCGGCAACGTCTCGGCAACGCTGAACGGCCGGGTGGAATATACCGACGGCGTGCGGCTCAACGGCCTGCCGACCGCTTCGTTCGACCTGCCCGCCGGCAACCCCTTCTCGCCCTTCGCCAACGACGTGGTCGTCGACCGGGTGCTGGACGGGTATCTGCCGATCGCGCAGCGCAGCTCAACGCTCACCACACATCTCGGCACCACGTTCAACGGCAATATCGGCCCGAAATGGCGCTGGTCGCTGACCGGCAACTACGACCACAGCGACACAAGGACCTTTACCGACACCGGACTCGACATCTCTGATTTCCAGGCGCGGATTAACGCCGGGGACCCCACCGCCAACCCGTTCGGTCCGCTGGAGAGGTTCGGCGCGAGCCCGGCCAACCGCGCCTATGCCATCTCCAACGATGCCGGGCTCGACGCGCTGTTCAACGGGCCGTTGTTCAAGCTGCCCGCCGGCGACATCTCGACCAGCATCCGGGTGGGTGGCGACATGAGCAGCTTCGATAGCCGATCCTATCGACTCAGCGGGGACCAGATCGGCTCGGTGTCGCGCGATACGGTCAGCGGCCAGCTCAATCTCGACGTGCCGATCGCGAGCAAGGCGAACAATTTCCTGCCGTTCCTCGGCAAGCTCTCGGCCAATTTCAATATCGCCGAGAATCATCTCTCCGACTTCGGCACGCTCCAGACCCTGGGCTATGGCGCGAACTGGACGCCGATCGACGCGATCCGTTTCATCGTGTCGCATACCGACCAGGAACAGGCGCCGAGCGCTCAGCAACTCGGCAATCCGGTGATCACGACGCCGAACGTGCGCGTATTCGACTATATCCAGGGCACCACCGCCAACATCACCTCGCTGACCGGCGGCAACACCGGGCTGATCGCCAGCAACAACCATGTCACCAAGCTGGGCCTGACCCTGAAGCCCTGGTCGGAAAAGGACATCAGCTTCACCGCCAATTACGTAACCAGCCGGACCGAGAACCCGATCGCCGCCTTCCCGACCGCGACGGCGGCGATCGAGGCTGCGTTCCCGAGCCGCTTCACGCGCGACGCGTCGGGAATGCTGACCCGGATCGACATGCGGCCGATCAACTTCGCCGAAAGCAGCCGGTCTCAGCTGCGCTGGGGCATCAACTTCTCCAAGCCGCTCAAATCCAAGATCCAGAAGGAACTGGAGGCGTTCCGTGCCGGCACCGGGCCGAACCCGTTCGCGGGGATGCAGCCGCCGGGCGGCTTCCGGCGGCGCGGCGGCGGCGATACCACGCCGGACGGCAGTGCGCGGAACGGCGGCACGCCCGCGGGACAGGGCGATGGCGGCGAGAACCGCGGTCAGGCCGGCGGCGGTGCCGGTGACGGCGGGCCGCGCCAGGGTGGTGGATTCGGCGGGCGCGGCGGCGGATTTGGCGGCCGCGGCGGTGGCCAGGGCGGCGGGCGGCTGAACTTCGCGCTCTACCACACATGGCATTTCAAGGAGGAGGTGCTGGTCCAGAATGGCGGACCGCGGCTCGACCTGCTCAACGGCGACGCGATCGGCAGCAGCGGCGGCCAGTCCCGCCATGAATTCGAGGCGCAGGCAGGATATACGAATAACGGCCTGGGCTTCCGGTTCTCGGGCAATTACCGCACCGGCACCGAGGTCAATGGCGGGACGCCCGGTGCGCCCCAGTCGCTCAACTTTTCAGGCCTCGGCACCCTCGATCTCCGGCTGTTCGCCGATTTCGGGCAGCGGCTCGACCTGGTCAAGAAACACCCCTGGCTGCGTGGCACTCGCCTGACGATCGGCGTGACCAATATCTTCGACGGCAAGCAGCGCGTGACCGATGCGAACGGCGTGACGCCGGTCAGCTACCAGCCCGATTATCTCGACCCGCTGGGGCGGAGCGTGCGGATCAGCCTTCGGAAGCTGTTCTTCTGA
- a CDS encoding ROK family protein: MTNSLIAGIELGGTKCICVLGTGPDDIRDEVRIATTGPGETLAAIESVLSRWSGYQALGIASFGPVSIDPAAENYGFITATTKPGWSNTDVGRRLARHAGVPFAFNSDVAGAALGEGRWGAARDVADHAYITVGTGVGVGLVLNGIPTNGLTHPELGHVRSVRMAGDDWPGICSFHGDCVEGLASGPAIAARAGRPAQELAADDPAWDGVAHTLAQLVHMLVLTGIPRRVVMGGGVMTGTPGLFPLIRSKLVQSLGGYGATPDIEPVEDYVVPAALGNNAGPLGAIELGAALVRGKE; the protein is encoded by the coding sequence ATGACCAATTCCCTGATCGCCGGCATCGAACTTGGCGGGACCAAATGCATCTGCGTGCTCGGCACGGGACCGGACGATATCCGGGATGAAGTTCGGATAGCGACGACCGGGCCCGGGGAGACGCTGGCGGCGATTGAATCGGTGCTCAGCCGCTGGTCGGGCTACCAGGCCCTGGGCATCGCCAGCTTCGGTCCGGTGTCGATCGATCCGGCGGCGGAGAACTACGGCTTCATCACCGCGACGACCAAGCCGGGCTGGTCCAACACCGATGTCGGCCGCCGCCTGGCGCGTCACGCCGGCGTGCCGTTCGCTTTCAACAGCGATGTTGCTGGTGCGGCCCTGGGGGAAGGACGGTGGGGCGCGGCGCGCGATGTCGCCGATCACGCCTATATCACTGTCGGCACCGGCGTCGGCGTCGGGCTGGTGCTGAACGGCATTCCGACGAACGGGCTGACTCATCCTGAGCTCGGCCATGTCCGCTCGGTCCGCATGGCCGGGGACGATTGGCCGGGCATCTGCTCCTTCCACGGGGATTGCGTCGAGGGCCTTGCATCAGGACCGGCAATCGCCGCGCGGGCGGGCCGACCCGCGCAGGAACTGGCGGCGGACGATCCCGCCTGGGACGGTGTCGCGCATACGCTGGCGCAACTGGTCCATATGCTCGTGCTGACCGGCATCCCGCGCCGGGTCGTGATGGGCGGCGGCGTGATGACCGGCACTCCCGGTCTTTTTCCCCTGATCCGGTCGAAGCTGGTGCAAAGTCTCGGCGGCTACGGGGCCACGCCCGATATCGAGCCGGTCGAAGACTATGTCGTGCCGGCGGCGCTCGGCAACAATGCCGGGCCGCTAGGGGCGATCGAACTAGGCGCGGCGCTGGTTCGCGGGAAAGAGTGA